The proteins below come from a single Streptococcus hyointestinalis genomic window:
- a CDS encoding tyrosine-type recombinase/integrase, with translation MYLEKREGKNGITYVVVERYRDPITGKSKRASVSFKQNTIRARRQAERELLEKIEAIFEEKESLYQGEKFTQFGQLKESWFQTWTTTVKPQTINRELLVLRRLSDMIPDETLLSKITPLFVQHCLTEYREKYRASHSTLQHIKSTLNKIFDYGVLHNAIMFSPSKVIKLNASIVDKQAKRKRREDKFLTDREVNVLLSELKGRRNKTYYDLAIFLLGTGCRIGEASGLTYDDIDFEHKRVTISKSLHSNDLRVEEYYLDTTKTVAGERTIYLPDVVIEALLRVIERNRRFEEYVKKHPSKAFWKNDFLFKTEHGSPITSHSFRGILMRVNQQLRKKCKARYGFDWTKNVVPHSFRHIHITALRNSSNVPLKEIQERVGHVELETTNGYTHLVDNGQDKSVQTITDFIQKVDVAQNLPKNQKIM, from the coding sequence ATGTATCTAGAAAAACGAGAAGGAAAAAACGGTATAACATATGTTGTAGTAGAAAGATATCGTGACCCTATTACTGGCAAAAGTAAGAGAGCATCTGTATCTTTTAAACAAAATACAATCAGAGCAAGGCGCCAAGCAGAGCGAGAACTTCTTGAGAAGATTGAAGCTATCTTTGAAGAGAAAGAATCACTCTATCAGGGAGAAAAATTCACTCAGTTTGGGCAGTTGAAAGAGAGCTGGTTTCAAACATGGACAACAACGGTAAAACCTCAAACTATCAACCGTGAACTTTTGGTATTAAGGCGTTTATCCGATATGATACCAGATGAGACGTTGCTCTCAAAAATTACGCCCTTATTTGTACAGCATTGTTTGACAGAATACAGAGAGAAGTATCGTGCGAGTCATTCAACACTACAGCATATTAAATCAACTTTGAATAAAATATTTGACTATGGGGTGTTACACAATGCAATAATGTTTTCACCTTCTAAGGTCATCAAGCTAAATGCTTCAATAGTCGATAAACAGGCTAAAAGAAAAAGGCGTGAGGATAAGTTTTTAACCGATAGAGAGGTTAACGTTCTATTGTCTGAGTTAAAAGGACGAAGAAATAAGACTTATTATGACCTTGCTATTTTTCTTTTAGGTACTGGCTGTCGCATTGGAGAAGCTTCTGGTTTGACCTATGATGATATTGACTTTGAACATAAAAGAGTCACTATCTCAAAGTCACTGCATTCAAATGATTTAAGGGTAGAGGAGTATTATCTTGATACGACTAAAACAGTAGCTGGTGAGCGAACAATATACTTACCTGATGTTGTCATAGAAGCACTATTAAGAGTTATTGAGCGAAACAGGCGCTTTGAGGAGTATGTGAAAAAACATCCTTCAAAAGCATTTTGGAAAAATGACTTTTTGTTCAAAACAGAGCATGGCTCTCCTATCACATCACATAGTTTTCGTGGTATCTTGATGAGAGTCAACCAGCAACTGAGAAAGAAGTGTAAGGCTCGCTATGGATTTGACTGGACAAAAAATGTAGTTCCTCATAGTTTTCGGCATATCCATATTACAGCGCTAAGAAATAGCTCTAATGTTCCGCTCAAAGAGATTCAGGAACGTGTCGGTCATGTCGAGCTAGAAACAACTAATGGGTACACGCACTTAGTAGATAATGGTCAAGATAAGTCTGTTCAAACTATTACGGACTTCATTCAAAAAGTTGACGTTGCCCAAAATTTGCCCAAAAATCAAAAAATAATGTAA
- a CDS encoding DNA-binding protein has protein sequence MKEEKAVWVSKKMLLETWSGLNLYTLNRFISEMRQNPKFSKSVINPTHKLVFIKLSGFEEFMRFKQKEYFKPKSLQKNKWSK, from the coding sequence ATGAAAGAAGAAAAAGCGGTGTGGGTCAGTAAAAAGATGTTGTTGGAAACATGGTCAGGTCTGAATCTCTATACGCTCAACAGATTCATTTCTGAAATGCGACAGAATCCTAAATTTTCAAAGTCTGTCATAAACCCGACTCATAAACTCGTCTTTATCAAGCTATCTGGCTTTGAAGAGTTTATGCGATTTAAACAAAAAGAATATTTCAAGCCAAAATCATTACAAAAAAATAAGTGGTCTAAGTAG